Proteins from a single region of Streptomyces vinaceus:
- a CDS encoding helix-turn-helix transcriptional regulator, whose product MRSRSRYIVGRDPQLREIKQALTDAGEGRGGVVFLVGEAGIGKSRLAAEAVGMAFGMGMRALRGRSSTTGPTVPFRPLTEALMSLFRSGEPLDDLPLGPYRPALGRIIPDWSSDAQNNSSMVILGEAVLRLLIATGKEHGQLLLLEDLHDADPETLAVVEYLVDNLEYTNVVLLATIRTEPCDALDMADSARRRGVGTVLELAPLTRPEVGAVIAAQLDTEPELVPRPALDRLWDDSAGSPFLVEELLQGMIGSGALVRFEDGWRVVGDLRSDVSTALARGILRRIDRLGPQGLTLLSAAAVIGRRFPLTVLQRMTGIDDRGLLSHLHAGVAAQLVVPDEPAPDWYAFRHSLTAEALHTQLTPGNRAQMSGRAADAVQALYPDLEGDWCPLVAELRSQAGEDAEAGRLFTAAGLRALAAGGISSAITLLSRAERLLAASQDPAGRTDALEALLPALAEAGDFARAFGFAENLHTLGGSGLSATRLAALHTRLAKVAHTAGRWEDGNRQIAQARSLLGAQPDERATASIDVTAAYLALDTPGPDRTQLAEKLGNSALQAAQRHGLATVACQALELLATLARERDFDEATALLESALQTAEQHQLPLQRMYALTRIGGNYWLTEGATAPLLAARSEAQRLGSATIVHTIDGIMILDAVLRGEFTAAERSAEECLAVVQRLRLAPATRYVLMARAALAAHRGERPAMESALASFAENDGAGSQEEPLTLGLARAFCALMEEDRPGAVGALRSVAELEDANPSTYYLSGRYGIGLLLDVLSGEADRAAYEEIAATAPGRMRWNRQFVLFAGAVLLGRERRAEEAAAAVAEALRVAAPYTTALHLGLRLIADAAHEDGWGEPVAWLRRAEEHFHQGGVAAVAGACRAALRRMGAPGRQRRTGSSTIPDVLRTQGVTVREYEVFRLLAERLGNKDIADRLYISPRTVEKHIAALGAKTGRANRAGLCELSASLEASGP is encoded by the coding sequence ATGCGTTCCCGCTCGCGGTACATCGTCGGTCGTGACCCGCAACTGCGCGAGATCAAGCAGGCACTGACCGACGCGGGCGAAGGCCGCGGCGGGGTGGTCTTCCTGGTCGGCGAGGCCGGAATCGGGAAATCGAGGCTCGCCGCCGAAGCGGTCGGCATGGCCTTCGGCATGGGCATGCGGGCCCTGCGCGGCCGCAGCAGCACCACCGGCCCCACCGTTCCTTTTCGGCCACTCACCGAAGCGCTGATGTCGCTGTTCCGCAGCGGCGAACCCCTGGACGACCTGCCGCTCGGCCCCTACCGTCCCGCCCTCGGCAGGATCATCCCGGACTGGAGCAGCGACGCCCAGAACAACAGCTCCATGGTCATCCTCGGCGAGGCCGTCCTGCGGCTGCTCATCGCCACCGGCAAGGAGCACGGCCAGCTCCTGCTCCTGGAGGACCTGCACGACGCCGACCCCGAAACGCTCGCGGTCGTCGAATACCTGGTGGACAACCTGGAGTACACGAACGTGGTGCTCCTGGCCACCATCCGTACGGAGCCCTGCGACGCGCTCGACATGGCCGACTCGGCCCGCCGGCGCGGCGTGGGGACCGTACTGGAACTGGCCCCGCTCACCCGGCCCGAGGTCGGCGCGGTCATCGCCGCCCAGCTGGACACCGAGCCCGAACTCGTCCCCCGCCCGGCCCTGGACCGGCTCTGGGACGACAGCGCGGGCAGCCCCTTCCTCGTCGAGGAACTGCTCCAGGGCATGATCGGCAGCGGCGCCCTCGTCCGCTTCGAGGACGGCTGGCGGGTCGTCGGCGACCTGCGCAGCGACGTGTCCACCGCCCTCGCCCGGGGCATCCTGCGGCGCATCGACCGGCTCGGACCCCAAGGGCTGACCCTGCTCTCCGCGGCGGCCGTCATCGGCCGCCGCTTCCCGCTCACCGTGCTCCAGCGGATGACCGGCATCGACGACCGCGGGCTGCTCAGCCACCTGCACGCCGGCGTCGCCGCCCAGCTCGTCGTCCCCGACGAACCGGCCCCCGACTGGTACGCGTTCCGCCACTCGCTCACCGCCGAGGCCCTGCACACCCAGCTCACACCCGGCAACCGCGCGCAGATGTCGGGCCGCGCCGCCGACGCGGTGCAGGCGCTCTACCCCGACCTCGAAGGCGACTGGTGCCCCCTGGTCGCCGAACTGCGCTCCCAGGCCGGCGAGGACGCCGAGGCCGGGCGCCTGTTCACCGCCGCCGGCCTGCGCGCCCTGGCCGCCGGGGGGATCAGCTCCGCGATCACCCTGCTCAGCCGCGCCGAACGGCTGCTCGCCGCCAGCCAGGACCCCGCCGGGCGCACCGACGCCCTGGAGGCCCTGCTGCCCGCGCTCGCCGAGGCCGGGGACTTCGCCCGCGCCTTCGGCTTCGCGGAGAACCTGCACACCCTCGGCGGCAGCGGGCTGAGCGCCACCCGGCTCGCCGCCCTGCACACCCGGCTCGCCAAGGTGGCCCACACCGCGGGCCGCTGGGAGGACGGCAACAGACAGATAGCCCAGGCCAGATCCCTCCTGGGCGCCCAGCCCGACGAGCGCGCCACCGCCTCGATCGACGTGACCGCCGCCTACCTCGCGCTCGACACTCCCGGCCCCGACCGCACCCAACTGGCCGAGAAACTGGGCAACTCCGCCCTCCAGGCGGCCCAGCGCCACGGCCTGGCCACCGTCGCCTGCCAGGCCCTGGAACTCCTGGCCACCCTCGCCCGCGAACGGGACTTCGACGAGGCCACCGCCCTGCTGGAATCGGCCCTCCAGACCGCCGAACAGCACCAGCTCCCGCTCCAGCGCATGTACGCGCTGACCCGGATCGGCGGCAACTACTGGCTCACCGAAGGCGCCACCGCCCCGCTGCTGGCCGCCCGGAGCGAGGCCCAGCGGCTCGGCTCGGCCACCATCGTCCACACCATCGACGGCATCATGATCCTCGACGCCGTCCTGCGGGGCGAGTTCACCGCCGCCGAGCGGTCCGCCGAGGAATGCCTGGCCGTCGTCCAGCGCCTGCGGCTGGCCCCGGCCACCCGGTACGTCCTCATGGCGCGGGCCGCGCTGGCCGCCCACCGGGGCGAACGGCCCGCGATGGAGAGCGCGCTGGCCAGCTTCGCCGAGAACGACGGCGCCGGCTCCCAGGAGGAACCCCTGACCCTGGGCCTCGCCCGGGCCTTCTGCGCGCTGATGGAGGAGGACCGCCCCGGCGCGGTCGGCGCACTGCGCTCCGTCGCCGAACTGGAGGACGCCAACCCCAGTACGTACTACCTCAGCGGGCGGTACGGCATCGGCCTGCTCCTGGACGTGCTGTCGGGGGAGGCCGACCGCGCCGCGTACGAGGAGATCGCCGCGACCGCGCCCGGCCGGATGCGCTGGAACCGGCAGTTCGTCCTGTTCGCCGGGGCCGTCCTGCTGGGCCGTGAGCGCCGCGCCGAGGAGGCCGCGGCCGCCGTGGCCGAGGCCCTGCGCGTCGCCGCCCCGTACACCACCGCCCTCCACCTGGGCCTGAGGCTGATCGCCGACGCGGCCCACGAGGACGGCTGGGGCGAGCCGGTGGCCTGGCTGCGCCGGGCGGAGGAGCACTTCCACCAGGGCGGCGTGGCCGCGGTCGCGGGCGCCTGCCGCGCGGCCCTGCGCCGGATGGGCGCCCCGGGCCGCCAGCGGCGTACGGGTTCGAGCACGATCCCGGACGTCCTGCGCACCCAGGGCGTGACGGTCCGCGAGTACGAGGTGTTCCGGCTCCTCGCGGAGCGGCTGGGCAACAAGGACATCGCCGACCGCCTCTACATCTCCCCGCGTACGGTCGAGAAGCACATCGCGGCCCTCGGCGCCAAGACCGGCCGCGCCAACCGGGCGGGGCTCTGCGAACTCTCGGCCTCCCTGGAGGCGTCGGGCCCCTGA